In one window of Streptomyces roseofulvus DNA:
- a CDS encoding sugar ABC transporter permease has translation MTTATASAVDSAAKTLPRGRPDRPATGVGRPGFAWAAPAAVFFGLFALVPLVLVLVLSFTRWNGLGSPQFAGLDNWRGLLDDPVLVKSLWLSLLLTVLGVVVQTPLSILLGVWAAGRQRNRAVLSAVYFVPLLLSITAVSVLWRAVLDPNFGVPSQAEWLFGDGNLFGTQTGALGVLVLVSTWQFTPLHTLIYQGAARSIPEVLYQAAQIDGAGRVRQFFHITLPQLRNTIVTSGILMVVGGLTTFDTILILTQGGPGTDTTNSAYYMYQKAFKSFDFGAASAIALLLVLVATLVSLVMVRLTGYDRMRSTMEGV, from the coding sequence ATGACCACTGCCACAGCCTCCGCCGTGGACAGCGCCGCGAAGACCCTCCCGCGCGGGCGGCCCGACCGCCCCGCGACCGGAGTGGGCCGCCCGGGCTTCGCCTGGGCGGCGCCCGCCGCCGTCTTCTTCGGCCTGTTCGCCCTCGTCCCGCTCGTCCTCGTCCTCGTCCTCTCCTTCACCCGCTGGAACGGCCTCGGCTCCCCGCAGTTCGCCGGCCTGGACAACTGGCGCGGACTGCTCGACGACCCCGTCCTGGTGAAGAGCCTCTGGCTGAGCCTGCTCCTCACCGTCCTCGGCGTCGTCGTCCAGACGCCGCTCAGCATCCTGCTCGGCGTCTGGGCCGCCGGACGGCAGCGCAACCGGGCCGTCCTCTCCGCCGTCTACTTCGTCCCGCTGCTGCTCTCCATCACCGCCGTCTCCGTCCTGTGGCGCGCCGTGCTCGACCCCAACTTCGGCGTCCCCTCCCAGGCCGAGTGGCTCTTCGGCGACGGCAACCTCTTCGGCACGCAGACCGGCGCCCTCGGCGTCCTGGTCCTCGTCAGCACCTGGCAGTTCACCCCGCTGCACACCCTGATCTACCAGGGCGCGGCGCGGTCCATCCCCGAGGTCCTCTACCAGGCCGCCCAGATCGACGGCGCGGGACGGGTGCGGCAGTTCTTCCACATCACCCTGCCGCAGCTGCGCAACACCATCGTCACCTCCGGAATCCTGATGGTCGTCGGCGGACTCACCACCTTCGACACCATCCTGATCCTCACCCAGGGCGGGCCCGGCACCGACACCACGAACAGCGCCTACTACATGTACCAGAAGGCCTTCAAGAGCTTCGACTTCGGCGCCGCGTCCGCGATCGCCCTGCTCCTCGTCCTCGTCGCCACCCTGGTCTCCCTGGTCATGGTGCGCCTGACCGGCTACGACAGGATGCGCAGCACCATGGAGGGCGTGTGA
- a CDS encoding carbohydrate ABC transporter permease, with the protein MRKRPNYLAGFGSLIWLFVVGLPLYVMLVATFQTRAEYARNGPLAFPDHFTLDNYVNDLNDGFGQYFLNTVVVTVCVVGIVLLLVPPLAYAIVRSDGKATGRVFRLFLLGLAIPSQAVIVPMFYLINEAGLYDNLLGVILPTAAFAMPVCALILTGVMRDITPELYEAMTVDGASPRRIFLRLVLPLSKSGLSTIVVFSSLQAWNGFLFPLVLTQSSENKVITMGLYDFQTEHGVDIPGLLAAVVLSMLPILLVYLFARRALVQGLMGVGGK; encoded by the coding sequence ATGCGGAAACGCCCCAACTACCTGGCCGGATTCGGCTCGTTGATCTGGCTGTTCGTGGTCGGCCTGCCGCTGTACGTGATGCTGGTCGCCACCTTCCAGACCCGGGCGGAGTACGCGCGGAACGGACCGCTCGCCTTCCCCGACCACTTCACGCTCGACAACTACGTCAACGACCTCAACGACGGCTTCGGGCAGTACTTCCTCAACACCGTCGTCGTCACCGTCTGCGTGGTCGGCATCGTCCTGCTGCTCGTGCCGCCCCTCGCGTACGCCATCGTACGCAGCGACGGCAAGGCCACCGGGCGGGTCTTCCGGCTCTTCCTCCTGGGCCTGGCCATCCCGTCCCAGGCCGTGATCGTCCCGATGTTCTACCTGATCAACGAGGCCGGCCTCTACGACAACCTGCTGGGCGTCATCCTGCCGACGGCCGCCTTCGCGATGCCCGTCTGCGCGCTGATCCTCACCGGCGTCATGCGGGACATCACCCCCGAGCTGTACGAGGCGATGACCGTCGACGGGGCCTCGCCCCGGCGGATCTTCCTGCGGCTGGTGCTGCCCCTGTCCAAGAGCGGTCTGTCGACCATCGTGGTCTTCTCCTCGCTCCAGGCGTGGAACGGCTTCCTGTTCCCGCTCGTGCTCACCCAGTCCTCGGAGAACAAGGTGATCACCATGGGCCTCTACGACTTCCAGACGGAGCACGGCGTCGACATCCCGGGCCTGCTCGCGGCCGTCGTGCTCTCCATGCTCCCCATCCTGCTCGTCTATCTGTTCGCCCGTCGGGCCCTGGTCCAGGGGCTGATGGGAGTCGGAGGAAAGTGA